From the Montipora capricornis isolate CH-2021 chromosome 2, ASM3666992v2, whole genome shotgun sequence genome, one window contains:
- the LOC138037515 gene encoding octapeptide-repeat protein T2-like, whose product MADRKDRPWKCVTTFNPATPNLKKILIKHGHLIGGNDNIVQIFKNPPMVAYRKDKSLKDYLVSTVAYGAGVIYARRERERQETHRRQKEARRGRREERGGEKRALLQARQERERQETHRRQKEALRRRREQRRREKHALLQAEQAAYRRQVEREFGNRYHERARQERERQETHRRQKEALRRRREQRRREKRALLQAVQAAYRRQMEREFGNRYHERGKSRKGENNNGDEDLYEIVLRSQSHRIEDQRSEPPPSAPTVPYKDFFGLILRLQSNRMDDQRSSAPGGRKHQLQTRR is encoded by the exons ATGGCGGATCGAAAGGATAGACCTTGGAAGTGTGTCACCACTTTCAACCCTGCTACACCGAATCTTAAAAAGATCTTAATTAAACACGGGCACCTTATAGGGGGCAACGATAATATCGTGCAAATATTCAAAAATCCCCCAATGGTTGCTTATCGAAAGGACAAATCTCTGAAAGACTATCTTGTCAGTACTGTGGCGTACGGTGCTG gagttatatacg cTCGCCGGGAACGAGAGCGACAAGAAACCCATCGTCGACAAAAAGAAGCGCGACGAGGAAGACGGGAAGAACGCGGGGGTGAAAAACGTGCTTTGCTGCAAG CTCGCCAGGAACGAGAGCGACAAGAAACCCATCGTCGACAAAAAGAAGCGCTACGAAGAAGACGGGAACAACGCCGGCGTGAAAAACATGCTTTGCTGCAAG CCGAACAAGCCGCGTACCGGCGACAAGTGGAGAGAGAGTTTGGCAATCGATATCACGAGCGAG CTCGCCAGGAACGAGAGCGACAAGAAACCCATCGTCGACAAAAAGAAGCGCTACGAAGAAGACGGGAACAACGCCGGCGTGAAAAACGTGCTTTGCTACAAG CCGTACAAGCCGCTTACCGGCGACAAATGGAAAGAGAGTTTGGCAATCGATATCACGAGCGAG GAAAGTCAAGGAAAGGAGAAAACAACAATGGCGATGAGGATCTTTATGAAATTGTGCTGCGTAGTCAA TCCCACCGTATCGAGGATCAGCGCTCGGAGCCCCCACCATCTGCGCCCACGGTACCTTACAAGGACTTCTTCGGTCTTATTCTTCGCTTGCAATCGAACAGAATGGACGATCAGCGGTCGTCAGCGCCTGGTGGACGCAAGCATCAGCTACAGACAAGGCGGTAG